Proteins encoded by one window of Lathyrus oleraceus cultivar Zhongwan6 chromosome 1, CAAS_Psat_ZW6_1.0, whole genome shotgun sequence:
- the LOC127115475 gene encoding sirohydrochlorin ferrochelatase, chloroplastic, translating into MSSSSLLALVLLFFCINFCASEIGTNQPSYSLRFFSKITQDSSEIGPNDAVIIVDHGSSFNGSNISLIKFVDMFRNKTGYKIVEPAHMEMAKPTIGDAFQSCVQQGARRVIIAPFFLATGKHINKDIPSLSAEAAKKHPGVSYIITPPLGLHVLLVDIVNERINSCLKPIAQDAPDCSVCDGTGKCQKNV; encoded by the exons atgtcttcttcttctttattAGCTTTGGTGCTTTTATTTTTCTGCATCAATTTTTGTGCAAGTGAAATTGGAACAAATCAACCATCATATTCTCTGAGATTTTTTAGTAAAATCACTCAAGACTCTTCTGAGATCGGTCCTAATGATGCAGTGATAATTGTGGATCATGGATCAAGTTTCAATGGATCCAATATCAGTCTAA TTAAATTTGTGGACATGTTTAGAAACAAAACTGGATACAAGATTGTTGAGCCTGCTCACATG GAAATGGCAAAACCAACCATTGGAGATGCTTTTCAATCATGTGTTCAACAAGGTGCACGCCGCGTTATTATCGCTCCTTTTTTTCTAGCTACTGGAAAACATATTAACAAG GATATTCCTTCTTTGAGTGCGGAGGCTGCTAAGAAACACCCTGGTGTGTCTTATATTATTACTCCACCTCTTGGACTTCATGTTTTACTTGTG GATATTGTGAATGAGAGGATAAATTCTTGTTTGAAGCCTATAGCACAAGATGCACCTGATTGTTCAGTTTGTGATGGGACTGGAAAATGTCAAAAGAATGTTTAA